One window of Saccharomyces mikatae IFO 1815 strain IFO1815 genome assembly, chromosome: 8 genomic DNA carries:
- the ARN1 gene encoding siderophore transporter (similar to Saccharomyces cerevisiae ARN1 (YHL040C)), with translation MVSANSHDYVSGEKIHVLTDVEHELNAETHTGSNSISFGLPQLSEKYDALRQNRSLIIQQTEIFGAAYNKWYLQVFLLLSAFICGYGYGLDGNIRYIYTGYATSSYSEHSLLSTINVINAVVSAASQIIYARLSDVFGRLYLFISAVILYVVGTIIQSQAYDVQRYAAGAIFYNAGYVGVILILLIILSDFSSLKWRLLYQFAPTWPFIINTWIAGNITSRANPVVNWSWDVGMWAFIFPLSCIPIVLCMLHMQWRAKKTPEWHTLKGQKSYYQEHGFIKIIKQLFWMLDIIGVLLMGCSLGCILVPLTLAGGVKTTWNDSRLIGPFVLGFVLIPVLWIWEYRFARDPILPYKLVKDRAVWSSMGISFLIDFIYYMAADYLYTVMIVAVNESVKSATRISTLSSFVSTVASPFFALLVTRCTRLKPFIMFGCSLWMVAMGLLYHFRGGSQSHSGIIGALGVWGVGTTLFTYPVTVSVQSAVSHENMATVTALNYTLYRIGSAVGSAVSGAIWTQTLYKQILKRMGDVALATAAYDSPYTFIETYTWGTPQRVALMNAYKYVQRLETIVALVFCVPLIALSLCLRDPKLTNAVAVEYIEDGEYVDTKDNDPILEWFEKIPSKFTSKRD, from the coding sequence ATGGTGTCTGCTAACTCTCACGATTATGTTAGTGGGGAGAAAATACATGTATTGACGGACGTGGAACATGAGTTGAATGCAGAAACTCATACCGGTTCCAACTCCATCTCATTTGGACTTCCTCAGCTATCGGAAAAATACGATGCCTTGAGACAAAACAGAAGCTTGATTATTCAGCAGACCGAAATCTTTGGTGCTGCTTACAATAAATGGTACTTACAAGTGTTCTTGCTTCTCAGTGCTTTTATATGTGGCTACGGTTACGGGCTGGACGGAAACATCCGTTATATTTATACTGGTTACGCTACATCTTCTTATAGCGAGCATTCTCTTTTATCTACCATCAATGTCATTAATGCGGTGGTTAGTGCCGCCTCACAAATCATCTATGCCAGATTGTCCGATGTTTTTGGTAGACTCTATCTTTTCATCAGTGCTgttattttatatgttgttggCACGATAATTCAGTCGCAAGCTTATGATGTTCAAAGGTACGCTGCCGGTGCTATCTTCTACAACGCCGGTTATGTAGGTGTAATACTCATTCTTTTGATCATTCTATCCGATTTTTCATCCCTGAAATGGAGACTGCTATATCAATTTGCACCCACTTGGCcttttatcatcaacacgTGGATTGCTGGTAACATCACCTCTAGAGCTAACCCTGTTGTGAACTGGTCTTGGGATGTGGGTATGTGGGCTTTCATATTCCCCTTATCGTGTATACCAATTGTGTTGTGTATGTTACACATGCAATGGAGGGCCAAAAAGACTCCTGAATGGCACACTTTGAAGGGTCAAAAGTCTTATTATCAAGAACATGGCTTTATCAAGATAATAAAACAATTGTTCTGGATGTTAGATATCATTGGTGTCCTCTTGATGGGTTGCTCCCTTGGTTGTATCCTAGTCCCATTGACCTTAGCTGGTGGCGTTAAAACTACTTGGAATGACTCAAGATTGATCGGTCCCTTTGTCCTTGGTTTTGTTTTGATCCCTGTCTTATGGATTTGGGAATATAGGTTCGCTAGAGATCCAATTCTTCCATACAAGTTGGTCAAAGACAGGGCCGTATGGTCCTCCATGGGtatttccttcttaatcgATTTCATCTACTACATGGCTGCTGATTATTTATACACAGTAATGATTGTCGCTGTCAATGAATCCGTGAAATCTGCGACAAGAATTTCCACATTATCCTCCTTTGTATCTACCGTAGCTTCTCCATTTTTTGCATTACTTGTTACGAGATGCACCAGACTGAAACCATTTATCATGTTCGGTTGTTCACTGTGGATGGTTGCTATGGGTTTATTGTACCACTTTAGAGGTGGCAGTCAATCACATTCTGGTATTATTGGTGCATTAGGTGTTTGGGGCGTGGGTACTACATTGTTCACTTACCCAGTTACTGTTTCGGTACAATCTGCCGTCTCTCACGAAAATATGGCAACAGTTACTGCTTTAAACTACACCCTCTACAGGATTGGTTCTGCAGTTGGTTCTGCAGTCTCTGGTGCAATTTGGACTCAAACTTTATACAagcaaattttgaagagaatGGGTGATGTCGCTTTGGCCACAGCCGCTTACGATTCCCCATATACTTTTATTGAGACCTATACTTGGGGTACCCCACAAAGGGTTGCTTTGATGAACGCTTATAAGTATGTTCAAAGATTGGAAACTATAGTAGCTTTGGTGTTCTGTGTCCCATTGATTGCACTTTCGTTATGTTTAAGAGATCCTAAATTGACCAATGCAGTAGCAGTGGAATACATCGAAGATGGTGAATATGTTGACACGAAAGACAATGACCCAATCCTAGAATGGTTCGAAAAGATTCCATCTAAATTCACCTCTAAAAGGGACTAG
- the MUP3 gene encoding Mup3p (similar to Saccharomyces cerevisiae MUP3 (YHL036W); ancestral locus Anc_4.5), with protein sequence MKSLLFNSGKANPSQDVFIDVEVGDITTKYGSMNTGSFSSMDTVEAQAIKAQTTRFVEVPQGRHLGVFSTVILFVSRIMGSGIFAVPSVILMNTGGNKLIYFAIWIFSAMIAFAGLYLFLEFGSWIPKSGGRKNFLERSFEKPKLLISVVFSCYSILTGYALTGSIVFGKYVLSAFGVTDDSWSKYVSISFIILAVLIHGISVRHGVLIQNALGGLKLLMIVLMCFAGLYTLLFYKSTNQVAWELPVTEIEKDSFLSVSSIATAFISAFFCFSGWDTVHTVTSEIKNPVKTLKVSGPLSLIICFVCYTMMNIAYLKVLTYEEIVNAGPLVGSVLFTKLFGPQIGGKFIAFSIAISAASNILVVIYGISRVNQEIFKEGYLPFSIHMSKNWPFNAPLPSISLCGFITIAWILILPREGESFNYLVSMDGYGNQFFLLLVAIGLFIWRFKHKHETPDIRAPTFGVVAIITLSLYMLVAPFLADASLNRVGFLPPYQIMSLIVILSCLFFWLIKFVLLPKIFRYKLLPRITYLHDGLVVTEWVKKPSLS encoded by the coding sequence atgaaatcacTACTGTTTAATAGTGGGAAAGCAAATCCTTCACAAGATGTTTTTATAGATGTAGAAGTTGGCGATATTACCACAAAATATGGTTCTATGAATACAGGATCGTTCAGTTCAATGGATACAGTGGAAGCTCAGGCGATAAAAGCACAGACGACAAGGTTCGTGGAAGTACCGCAGGGTAGACATTTGGGTGTGTTTTCTACGGttattttgtttgtttcGAGAATAATGGGATCTGGTATCTTTGCAGTACCCAGTGTGATTTTAATGAATACAGGCGGTAATAAGCTTATTTATTTTGCAATTTGGATTTTTAGCGCCATGATTGCGTTTGCAGGATTATATCTTTTTCTAGAATTTGGTTCATGGATACCGAAGTCAGGAGGACGTAAAAACTTCCTCGAGCGTAGCTTTGAGAAGCCGAAATTATTGATTAGTGTTGTTTTCTCCTGCTATAGTATTTTGACAGGCTATGCGTTGACTGGTTCTATTGTATTTGGTAAATACGTGTTAAGCGCATTTGGAGTCACAGATGACTCGTGGTCCAAGTACGTCAGCATATCATTTATTATCCTTGCAGTCCTCATTCACGGTATCTCTGTAAGACATGGGGTTCTCATACAAAATGCTCTCGGTGGCTTGAAATTGCTTATGATTGTCCTGATGTGCTTCGCTGGATTGTACACCCTGTTATTTTATAAGAGCACCAATCAAGTCGCCTGGGAACTACCTGTAACCGAAATCGAAAAAGACTCTTTTCTATCTGTGTCTTCAATTGCTACTGCTTTTATTAGTGctttcttctgtttttcaGGTTGGGATACAGTCCATACAGTTACATCTGAGATTAAAAATCCGGTAAAAACGTTAAAAGTATCAGGCCCATTATCGCTGATAATTTGTTTTGTATGTTACACAATGATGAACATTGCATACTTAAAAGTTTTGACATATGAGGAAATTGTTAATGCAGGCCCCCTTGTCGGTTCAGTACTGTTTACCAAACTTTTTGGACCACAAATTGGTGGCAAATTCATTGCTTTTTCCATCGCCATTTCGGCAGCTTCTAATATTTTGGTTGTTATTTATGGTATATCAAGGGTCaaccaagaaatttttaagGAAGGTTACTTACCATTCAGTATACATATGTCTAAAAATTGGCCGTTTAATGCCCCCTTACCATCTATTTCTTTATGTGGCTTCATAACTATCGCTTGGATATTGATTTTACCTAGAGAAGGCGAATCCTTCAACTACCTAGTATCAATGGATGGTTATGGCAATCAGTTCTTCTTACTATTGGTTGCTATTGGCCTCTTTATCTGGAGATTCAAACATAAGCACGAAACGCCAGATATTCGTGCACCTACTTTTGGTGTTGTAGCCATTATAACATTATCATTGTACATGTTGGTGGCACCGTTCCTGGCCGACGCTAGTCTAAACAGAGTTGGCTTCCTACCGCCCTACCAAATTATGTCATTAATAGTGATACTTTCATGTCTCTTTTTCTGGCTAATTAAGTTTGTTCTACTACCCAAAATTTTTCGTTACAAACTGCTACCCAGAATCACTTATTTGCACGATGGACTTGTTGTCACGGAATGGGTAAAAAAACCATCTCTGTCTTAA
- the SMKI08G0020 gene encoding uncharacterized protein encodes MLEDSSEEQDRKKQRDTNIALLLMAFIPQLKESFHEKFGDSKSLQLSQVIRFCKLKTSSGSSSLVSDALAAQDKRSYQKKGNKGCLICGADCRLSNCSLLKRRLPEARIFKLYPNDKLSAPSSASVAMTDYETPPSRANRKPPTSWLCMLSSTVLS; translated from the coding sequence ATGCTGGAAGACAGCAGTGAGGAACAGGacagaaagaaacaacGTGATACAAATATTGCATTGCTATTGATGGCTTTCATACCCCAACTaaaagaatcttttcaCGAGAAGTTCGGTGACTCCAAGTCTCTTCAACTATCACAAGTCATTAGATTTTGTAAATTAAAGACTTCATCGGGCTCTTCCTCTTTAGTATCCGACGCATTGGCTGCGCAAGACAAAAGAAGTtatcaaaagaaaggaaataaagGATGTCTGATTTGTGGCGCGGACTGTCGCTTAAGCAACTGTTCTCTGCTTAAGAGAAGGCTCCCGGAAGCCAGAATCTTTAAGTTATATCCTAATGACAAGTTAAGCGCACCTTCGTCTGCTAGCGTGGCGATGACAGACTATGAAACGCCACCCAGCAGAGCAAACCGGAAACCACCAACATCTTGGCTTTGCATGCTATCTTCGACTGTTCTCTCGTAA
- the EFM1 gene encoding protein-lysine N-methyltransferase (similar to Saccharomyces cerevisiae EFM1 (YHL039W); ancestral locus Anc_4.1) — protein sequence MVTQIELQNCLEWAQNNGAFIDSKVSFKITQEAGVTAFVNENFSPKPDQALIRVPESLLVTSQQALLEFSQADNRKRILNSVTQLYLSKLKFGSDNVHLKSFYQPYLDVLPLRLPQPYFWSTDEVMNLHGTDVYLTMRNTLNELLKEWKELFQVLSIEHTAQDMQFLSQFHDGGDSAVISLEQFSEYINACELEALEWNSFVGYLWSYCIFNSRAFPRVVLNKADTDSSNLNEGFLFPIVDLLNHKNDVPVKWEMNENNELCFMSHSPVFNAQEELFNNYGNISNEKCLLNYGFWDSSNKYDFSRLTLKLPSTLPNSSPIDFNKSGNFISDDGDTTILQFNLRPLEMVPPTLIALFAHLSKLKSEETPTVRSVLEGIDQLTSVVSQRLLFFKNFKARTSSSQKLRPHVIKLIKMYYQDNKKILNSTVEKLSVLQKKIFNANKEFSLSFKTIFKNDKIFANSLLLIFGAINYEDLITKDCLNDALLLWIVKTINDKNIKQDSFIVQAFKEVSGSIVIEKQDVMEYLPFYKKYFPNLSERIPEIYNVGDWGIRQFIVADTVIDRLVWIRKSNKEPIFLMKKVHDIQI from the coding sequence atGGTTACCCAAATTGAATTGCAAAACTGCTTAGAATGGGCCCAAAATAACGGGGCCTTCATCGATTCGAAAgtatctttcaaaattacaCAAGAGGCAGGTGTTACTGCCTTTgtgaatgaaaatttctCTCCTAAACCAGATCAAGCTTTGATTAGGGTACCCGAAAGTTTGCTAGTCACTTCCCAGCAAGCcttattagaattttccCAAGCCGATAATAGAAAGAGAATTTTGAATTCTGTCACTCAGTTGTACCTGTCAAAGTTAAAATTTGGCTCCGATAATGTCCATCTCAAGTCCTTTTATCAACCATATTTAGATGTACTACCCTTACGTCTTCCACAACCGTATTTTTGGTCTACCGATGAAGTCATGAACTTACATGGTACAGATGTGTACTTAACTATGAGAAATACTTTAAACGAGCTATTAAAAGAGTGGAAGGAGTTATTCCAAGTTTTATCCATTGAACATACTGCGCAAGATATGCAGTTTTTATCCCAATTCCATGACGGTGGCGACTCCGCCGTGATCTCACTGGAACAGTTTTCTGAATATATCAACGCATGTGAGTTAGAAGCTTTAGAGTGGAACTCATTTGTAGGATATCTCTGGTCATACTGTATTTTCAACTCTAGGGCATTTCCTCGAGTTGTTTTGAATAAGGCTGATACAGATAGCAGTAATCTGAACGAAggttttttgtttccaaTAGTAGACTTATTGAACCATAAAAATGATGTGCCGGTGAAATGGGAGatgaatgaaaataatgagcTCTGTTTCATGTCGCACTCACCCGTATTTAACGCTCAAGAGGAATTGTTTAATAATTATGGTAATATctctaatgaaaaatgtttGTTGAACTACGGGTTTTGGGATTCCTCGAATAAGTATGATTTTTCCAGATTAACTTTGAAACTCCCTTCTACCTTACCTAACAGCTCGCCGATAGATTTCAATAAATCAGGAAATTTTATCAGTGACGATGGAGACACCACCATTTTACAGTTTAATTTGAGGCCTTTAGAAATGGTGCCCCCCACCCTAATAGCTTTATTTGCCCACTTAAGTAAACTGAAATCCGAGGAAACGCCCACCGTAAGGAGCGTATTGGAGGGCATTGATCAACTAACGTCTGTAGTATCCCAGAgattattgtttttcaaaaatttcaaggccagaacttcttcttctcaaAAATTACGTCCTCACGTCATTAAACTAATTAAAATGTACTATCAagacaacaaaaaaattcttaatTCCAcagttgaaaaactttccgttttacaaaaaaaaatattcaatgcTAACAAAGAGTTTTCCCTATCATTCAAGACAATTTTTAAGAATGACAAAATCTTCGCTAATTCTCTCTTATTAATATTTGGCGCTATAAATTACGAAGACTTAATCACAAAGGATTGTCTCAATGATGCATTGTTGCTCTGGATAGTCAAGACCATCAAcgataaaaatattaaacaAGACAGTTTTATTGTACAAGCATTCAAAGAAGTTAGTGGTTCAATTGTCATTGAGAAACAAGATGTTATGGAGTATCTACCATTCtacaaaaaatattttcctAATTTATCAGAAAGAATCCCAGAAATATACAACGTCGGCGATTGGGGGATAAGACAATTCATTGTGGCAGATACCGTCATTGACAGATTAGTTTGGATcagaaaatcaaataaagAACCTATTTTCTTAATGAAAAAGGTACACGACATACAGATTTGA
- the SMKI08G0030 gene encoding DUP/COS family protein, translating into MTGTSNCHLIAKMKDTDIEDEKSVGLLSPEHLESQETVLPQDVFRNGLTWYSYEVYKSLIFRIWLLLWLPLSIWWKMSTNWTYPCLASSFLFLVLAFLPLSHSLSRDRALSKQLTEFSKAITRNAPGTNADDWKNVAASLNSYLYESKAWNTRYLFFEALDCQEAFRRIILEPFFLQKDEAARIKSFRESVPYIEEAVQTYFAEVDKRWKLFDSEKSWSPVDLENAQLPKDTHRFKLTWVLKRNLSIFSLISFLNFLVCIYVSREMCLLLRTLYLGCIFFMIVKGFTNTKKVLIMSMEHNMQFLSTIINEQKTGANGWDEIAKKMNKYLFEKKVWKNEEFFFDGTDCERFFSDRFYHPLSSKKSTWPVPLNVELWPYVKEAQASRGDNSLV; encoded by the coding sequence ATGACAGGTACCTCAAACTGCCATCTCATCGCCAAAATGAAAGATactgatattgaagatgaGAAGAGCGTGGGATTATTATCTCCCGAACATCTCGAATCCCAGGAGACTGTGCTACCTCAGGACGTTTTTAGAAATGGCCTTACATGGTACTCGTATGAGGTTTACAAATCCTTAATTTTTCGAATCTGGCTGTTATTATGGCTGCCACTTAGTATTTGGTGGAAAATGTCCACAAATTGGACTTATCCGTGTTTAGCTTCgagttttttgtttctagTGCTAGCGTTTTTACCCCTTAGTCATTCTCTATCTCGTGACCGTGCCTTATCAAAACAACTTACCGAATTTTCCAAAGCAATTACCAGAAATGCACCAGGTACGAACGCTGATGATTGGAAAAATGTTGCAGCAAGTTTGAATTCATACTTGTATGAGAGCAAAGCTTGGAATACCAGGTACCTCTTTTTTGAAGCCTTGGACTGTCAAGAAGCATTCAGAAGAATCATTCTTGAACCGttctttttgcaaaaagatgaagctGCAAGGATTAAGTCATTCAGGGAATCCGTTCCTTACATCGAAGAGGCCGTGCAGACTTATTTTGCGGAAGTTGACAAACGGTGGAAGTTGTTTGATAGTGAGAAATCATGGAGCCCCGTTGACCTGGAAAACGCTCAGCTTCCCAAGGATACTCATAGGTTTAAGCTTACTTGGGTTTTAAAGAGGAATttaagtattttttcattgatttcATTCCTTAATTTTTTAGTCTGCATATATGTGTCACGGGAAATGTGCCTTCTATTACGCACCTTGTATCTCGGgtgtatatttttcatgatcGTAAAAGGTTTCacaaatacaaaaaagGTTCTGATTATGAGCATGGAGCACAATATGCAGTTTTTGTCAACGATTATAAATGAGCAGAAGACTGGTGCTAATGGATGGGACGAAattgcaaagaaaatgaataagtacttgtttgaaaagaaagtctGGAAAAACGAAGAGTTTTTCTTCGACGGGACTGATTGTGAACGGTTTTTTAGCGACAGGTTCTACCACCCTctatcttcaaaaaaatccacGTGGCCTGTACCATTGAATGTTGAACTATGGCCATACGTTAAAGAAGCGCAAGCATCTCGTGGTGACAATTCTCTAGTGTAG
- the CBP2 gene encoding Cbp2p (similar to Saccharomyces cerevisiae CBP2 (YHL038C); ancestral locus Anc_4.4) — MVNWQTLFMVSLRRQGSSSRYKYKFNMENITHRAFPRCKQAFKEKNLAYEYCDLGGTLYNVSLIELQRLLLRDINAPHDHVFKIVRTDLGEKPPKNRIQHWEQIAPIFDHPLSLYEATLNRMDKDFKPSFEWQQLIRIRSKDDKLKLQRVIWPKSVFSNFCRGIGVKKSTYDRLSKENDGEAPVFINPANAKPLPLFQITDDTVVGEFDGIGIFPYFVDTHKALFVTEVDKLKTKIVSPLCNLNEQKRTDKANAGRLLENEMGKPFYLDSKSGTSRVVDGNITTLKRLLERSISHKTLWSKQTNKDRTCPGDILRATVLSNDFSITQLRAEFCKNFILYNIFTILQRNKKSIRAFSSDSNISSFHFDWKVWDSCIWKQYQGTESMPLPTDQASLVSYKTKYDSFLQDLQTYSTLVISEMKWNQSSIFQNDELSLSRFEHIALVLQTILTKSRMIKTFQPNLYKFMQDDLRPVTLMESANFVDSINKTIVPGFASEQSLQSASALMKLANKMLYFEQKVYAEEFRVNRPIKLRPLTLSENYKIVILDKQNSIPEIFKSLLKFMTQIKTYFVRDLTEVELHGHMHCIDKKMLDNSTFMYLYELKYNEAIRAAPPQNEKIVDNIIGLLSNNEEH; from the coding sequence ATGGTGAATTGGCAAACGTTGTTTATGGTGTCACTAAGGCGACAGGGCAGTTCTTCTCGTTACAAATATAAGTTCAACATGGAAAATATCACCCATCGGGCGTTCCCTCGTTGTAAGCAGGCCTTTAAGGAGAAGAACTTAGCCTATGAGTATTGTGATCTTGGGGGTACACTCTACAATGTTTCACTTATAGAGTTGCAAAGACTGCTACTGCGAGATATAAACGCTCCACATGACCATGTATTCAAGATTGTTAGAACGGATTTGGGCGAGAAACCTCCAAAGAATAGGATCCAACATTGGGAACAGATCGCACCTATTTTTGACCATCCGCTAAGTCTCTATGAAGCGACGTTAAACAGAATGGACAAGGATTTTAAACCCTCTTTTGAATGGCAACAACTAATTAGGATACGATCCAAAGATGATAAGTTGAAATTACAACGCGTAATTTGGCCCAAATCTgtattttcaaacttttgTAGGGGAATAGGGGTTAAGAAAAGTACTTATGATAgactttcaaaagaaaatgatggaGAAGCACCTGTGTTTATCAATCCTGCTAATGCAAAACCTTTACCTCTTTTTCAGATCACTGATGATACCGTAGTCGGAGAATTCGATGGAATTGGCATCTTCCCTTACTTTGTAGATACACACAAGGCATTATTTGTTACGGAGGTAGATAAGTTGAAAACTAAGATAGTCTCACCACTTTGTAACTTGAACGAACAAAAGCGTACCGATAAGGCTAACGCGGGTCGGCTGCTGGAGAATGAAATGGGTAAACCATTTTATTTGGATTCAAAGAGCGGTACGAGTCGGGTCGTAGATGGTAATATCACTACTTTAAAGCGACTTTTGGAGAGATCGATTAGTCATAAGACACTGTGGAgcaaacaaacaaacaagGATAGAACGTGCCCTGGTGATATTTTAAGAGCCACAGTGCTATCTAACGACTTTTCCATTACACAATTGAGAGCTGAGttttgcaaaaatttcatcctCTACAATATATTCACGATTTTACAACGTAACAAGAAGAGTATCCGTGCTTTCTCTTCTGACAGTAatatctcttcttttcattttgattGGAAAGTTTGGGATTCATGCATTTGGAAACAGTATCAAGGGACCGAGTCCATGCCACTACCCACGGATCAAGCTTCTCTTGTCAGCTACAAAACAAAGTATGATTCATTTCTTCAGGACCTACAAACATATTCCACACTAGTAATTTCGGAAATGAAATGGAATCAATcttctatttttcaaaatgacGAATTATCTCTATCAAGATTTGAACACATCGCATTAGTTTTGCAGACCATACTGACAAAATCTCGAATGATAAAAACTTTTCAGCCAAACTTGTACAAGTTTATGCAAGACGATTTAAGACCAGTAACTCTTATGGAATCAGCAAATTTCGTTGACTCgataaataaaacaatagTACCTGGCTTTGCTAGTGAACAGTCGTTGCAATCTGCCAGTGCGTTGATGAAGTTGGCCAACAAAATGCTAtattttgaacaaaaagTATACGCTGAGGAATTTCGTGTTAACAGACCCATTAAACTTCGTCCCTTGACATTATCAGAAAATTACAAAATTGTGATTTTGGATAAACAAAATTCTATACCCGAAATATTCAAGTCGTTATTGAAGTTCATGACGCAAATAAAGACATATTTCGTGAGAGATTTGACCGAGGTCGAACTCCATGGGCATATGCACTGCATTGATAAAAAGATGTTAGACAATTCAACATTCATGTATTTGTATGAATTGAAATACAACGAAGCTATTAGAGCAGCCCCTCCTCAAAATGAGAAAATCGTAGATAATATCATTGGCTTGTTAtcaaataatgaagaacaTTGA